A DNA window from Maribellus comscasis contains the following coding sequences:
- a CDS encoding glycosyltransferase family 61 protein, giving the protein MNYKGIKWKTKVFTKKYLYNYIYKNYGFRPKGFYNDVDEYVSKHSEQGKIYYEIYPETISEINIPDNLIKASSSYLDYHLKAKESAKYILKIKNGRILSDLLWTIAVFDEKDKLIGDVSMDLLLDESQTISESRIFKRKYFQNLKYFKGTVFHIIAGGGSYDNYFHWLIDSISKIHLLKESGLFDQVDWFYVPSIEYDYQRDSLKALGVKEEQIIDGKKYPHIKADTLLAPSYARGRNRHIHQWIIDFLKKEFPPKGIPENTARRYFISRKDANTRKIVNEDEVSKLLAQYNIETVVLSKLSFQEKIDLFAYADLIISFSGAGSTNYLFCKEKTKVLELFGDQFVDFRFYYDIAMKENLDFYYFIGENVKKSNSDASGQFNDLLIDVEALKDKIENELEMSKANEPELVV; this is encoded by the coding sequence ATGAATTATAAAGGAATAAAATGGAAGACTAAGGTGTTTACTAAAAAATACCTTTATAATTATATCTATAAAAATTACGGATTCAGACCAAAAGGTTTTTACAACGATGTAGATGAATATGTTAGCAAACATTCAGAACAAGGTAAGATTTATTATGAAATTTATCCCGAAACAATTTCAGAGATAAATATTCCGGATAATTTGATAAAAGCTTCTTCAAGCTACCTGGACTATCACCTGAAAGCAAAAGAATCTGCAAAGTATATTTTGAAAATAAAAAATGGTCGTATTCTTTCTGACTTGTTGTGGACCATTGCTGTTTTTGATGAAAAGGATAAGCTTATTGGCGATGTGTCAATGGATCTACTTTTAGACGAAAGTCAAACGATTTCGGAGAGCAGGATATTTAAGCGGAAGTATTTTCAAAACCTTAAGTATTTTAAGGGAACAGTTTTCCATATTATTGCCGGCGGAGGATCGTATGACAATTATTTCCATTGGTTAATAGATTCAATATCTAAAATACATTTGCTGAAAGAGTCCGGTCTTTTTGATCAGGTTGATTGGTTTTATGTACCATCAATCGAATACGATTATCAGAGAGACTCCCTTAAAGCGCTGGGAGTTAAAGAAGAACAAATTATTGATGGCAAAAAGTATCCGCATATCAAAGCCGATACGCTGTTGGCACCAAGCTATGCCAGAGGGAGAAACAGACATATCCACCAATGGATTATCGATTTTTTAAAGAAAGAGTTTCCACCCAAAGGTATCCCTGAAAATACGGCCAGAAGATATTTTATCAGTCGGAAAGATGCCAATACAAGAAAAATTGTTAATGAGGACGAAGTAAGTAAACTCTTGGCGCAATACAATATAGAAACAGTTGTTTTGAGTAAACTTTCGTTTCAGGAGAAGATTGACCTTTTTGCTTATGCGGATTTAATCATCTCTTTTAGCGGGGCAGGTTCAACCAACTATCTTTTCTGCAAAGAAAAGACCAAGGTTCTGGAATTATTTGGAGATCAATTTGTGGATTTCAGATTTTACTATGATATCGCAATGAAGGAAAATCTTGATTTCTATTATTTTATTGGCGAAAATGTTAAAAAATCAAATAGCGACGCTTCTGGTCAGTTTAATGATCTGTTAATTGATGTAGAGGCACTTAAGGATAAGATTGAAAATGAGCTTGAAATGTCAAAAGCAAACGAGCCGGAATTGGTGGTTTAA
- a CDS encoding GumC family protein: protein MERIDEVISLIDAHEKKQTRNLFLKYLKKWPWFVAVCLIFVAIGYFKYKNSPNIYQVGSRILIKGEETNLSNVLSFDNPIMNMGKKTNIENQLGILQSYTLYQKALKNLNWETSWYKKELLYNKELYKNEPFELVIPPTARNAEGVLIGIEPLNEKQYFVKIEGSTTMNGYGQEINIEQTMSFGEPFLNDFFNFTINSGYGKPEETYFLKFNNLNSLTQQYLAKTNIGLEDLNSDLIVISIAGANPRKEADFINELNNVFVQFGVQNKEKSSDNSMEFIDSQLERIQKSLKTSEDNFSDYRKNNQVMNLGQEAQVVYKRLEEIENEQYLTQLQYDYYSDLQQYLDDSKKIEEMVSPSVIGINDANLTKMLSDLMDLYGRREVLGMSVQEKNPTFIKLEREIKITRDGLEETLKNQLKATETKLESMQERFNSIQERLKKLPETEKQLVSIQREFDLNNDLYTYMLQKKAEASISKASIAPEVQIIDPARVEAAFHVGPSMVKNVGLGFFAGFFLTFGVITLIGFFNNKIETREEIEKGTKIPVLEGIIQHKYKVNLPVIHHPRSGIAESFRGVKSNLNAILEQPGAKVVSINSLIPGEGKSFISSNFSAILTKTNKKVLLIGADMHKPTLHNYLDLKEAPGLSNYLQGEKTFDEIVMPTSVPNLSVIQAGPVPPNPSDLIDGDKLERLIDRVRKIYDYIIFDNAPLLLVPDAIITSRFSDVSLFILRINHSHKDQIGQINKIVDFNKVQKAAIVINETPDRGYGYGNKYWKKGYGEYKGKMSIA from the coding sequence ATGGAAAGAATAGACGAAGTTATTAGTTTAATTGATGCTCATGAGAAGAAACAAACCAGGAATTTGTTTCTAAAATATTTGAAAAAATGGCCATGGTTTGTAGCAGTTTGTTTAATATTTGTTGCAATTGGTTATTTTAAATATAAAAATTCTCCAAACATATACCAGGTTGGTAGCCGTATATTGATTAAAGGTGAGGAAACAAATTTAAGCAATGTTTTATCATTCGACAATCCTATTATGAATATGGGTAAAAAGACAAATATTGAGAATCAGCTTGGTATTTTGCAGTCTTATACTCTCTATCAGAAGGCGTTGAAAAACCTTAACTGGGAAACGAGCTGGTATAAAAAAGAATTATTGTACAACAAGGAACTTTATAAGAATGAGCCATTTGAATTGGTTATTCCTCCAACCGCAAGAAACGCAGAGGGAGTGCTCATTGGAATAGAGCCACTGAACGAAAAACAATATTTTGTTAAAATCGAAGGTTCAACCACTATGAATGGATACGGACAGGAGATAAATATTGAGCAAACGATGAGTTTTGGGGAGCCCTTTTTAAACGACTTTTTTAATTTTACCATCAATTCCGGTTATGGGAAACCGGAAGAGACGTATTTTCTAAAATTTAATAATCTCAATTCATTAACTCAACAATATCTTGCTAAAACCAACATTGGTCTCGAGGATTTGAATTCTGATCTTATTGTGATATCAATTGCAGGAGCAAATCCAAGGAAAGAGGCTGATTTTATTAATGAGCTGAATAATGTTTTTGTTCAGTTTGGTGTGCAAAATAAAGAAAAGAGCTCCGATAATTCAATGGAATTTATAGATTCTCAATTGGAAAGAATTCAAAAATCGCTTAAAACATCAGAAGATAATTTTAGCGATTACCGTAAGAATAATCAGGTTATGAACCTGGGACAGGAAGCTCAAGTTGTTTATAAAAGATTGGAAGAGATTGAAAATGAACAGTATCTTACGCAATTGCAGTACGATTATTATAGTGATTTGCAACAATATCTCGATGACTCAAAAAAGATAGAGGAGATGGTAAGTCCTTCTGTCATAGGTATAAATGACGCTAATTTGACAAAAATGCTCTCCGATTTAATGGATCTTTACGGACGCAGGGAGGTTTTGGGTATGAGTGTGCAGGAAAAAAATCCAACTTTTATTAAGTTGGAAAGAGAAATAAAAATTACAAGAGACGGCCTGGAAGAAACATTAAAAAATCAGCTTAAGGCTACCGAAACAAAACTGGAAAGTATGCAGGAAAGGTTTAATTCCATTCAGGAAAGGTTAAAAAAGTTACCTGAAACAGAGAAACAACTTGTTAGCATACAACGGGAATTTGATTTAAATAATGATTTGTATACATATATGCTTCAGAAAAAAGCTGAGGCATCTATTTCCAAAGCCTCTATAGCACCCGAGGTTCAGATAATTGATCCCGCGCGGGTTGAAGCAGCATTTCATGTAGGACCAAGTATGGTAAAAAATGTCGGGCTTGGATTTTTTGCCGGGTTTTTCTTAACCTTTGGAGTAATTACCTTGATTGGATTTTTTAATAATAAGATTGAAACAAGAGAGGAAATTGAAAAGGGGACAAAAATTCCAGTGCTCGAAGGAATCATTCAACACAAGTATAAGGTTAATTTACCTGTAATACATCATCCCCGCTCGGGAATAGCTGAATCTTTCAGGGGGGTAAAATCAAATTTAAATGCCATTTTGGAGCAACCCGGTGCTAAGGTAGTTTCTATAAATTCTCTTATACCCGGAGAAGGAAAATCTTTTATTTCATCGAACTTTTCTGCTATTCTTACAAAAACAAATAAGAAGGTATTACTTATAGGCGCTGATATGCATAAACCAACCTTGCATAATTATCTGGATTTGAAAGAAGCCCCCGGATTAAGTAATTATCTCCAGGGCGAAAAAACATTTGATGAAATTGTTATGCCAACTTCGGTGCCAAATTTATCAGTTATACAGGCGGGCCCCGTTCCTCCTAATCCGTCTGATTTGATTGACGGAGATAAATTGGAGAGGTTAATTGACAGAGTCAGAAAGATATATGATTATATTATTTTTGATAACGCTCCGCTGTTATTGGTTCCTGATGCTATTATAACAAGCAGGTTTTCTGATGTTAGCTTATTTATTTTAAGAATAAATCACAGCCATAAAGATCAAATTGGGCAGATCAACAAGATTGTAGATTTTAATAAGGTACAAAAAGCTGCAATTGTGATAAATGAAACGCCTGACAGAGGTTATGGATATGGAAATAAATATTGGAAAAAAGGATATGGTGAGTATAAGGGCAAAATGAGTATTGCCTAA
- a CDS encoding sugar transferase yields MIKEREPALERMSVIAQVFWTLVSFYFLLWFEGIVTVDNFLETRDHFVLAIVIIPVWFTMLEMFEMGTMGRMQKYRTILKKYLFLIPIGSFVLFIMIHLFDFNSITGTDLMKFAILDFLVLSIQKIIGRMVIRSFRKKGYNTRMLLLIADETGAPFVRQIIETDDWGYRIWGIITDSDKIKNEFGDKYAIYPENEDFARLIDEKVIDDVFFCKQDFNTHVVRKLVNECREVGVGFHLHNKVLAFGGLDPKLSFLNRQFFLSFRNTPENYIALKIKGAVDFFMATVILILVSPVMLTIGLLIKLEDGGPVFFKQVRVGKHGRLFKCLKFRTMVTNAEDLKEKLMELNEQDGPVFKIKNDPRITKVGKFLRKTSLDELPQFINVLVGDMSIVGPRPPVPSEVKQYKRSLNRRLSVNPGITCTWQVSGRNNIPFDRWMEMDMEYIDNWSLGLDFIIILKTFKVVFSSNGQ; encoded by the coding sequence ATGATTAAAGAAAGGGAACCAGCTTTGGAAAGGATGAGCGTCATCGCCCAAGTTTTTTGGACGCTAGTAAGTTTTTATTTTTTGCTATGGTTTGAGGGAATTGTCACAGTTGATAATTTTCTTGAAACAAGAGATCATTTTGTGCTGGCTATCGTAATAATACCAGTATGGTTTACCATGCTCGAAATGTTCGAAATGGGGACAATGGGGCGTATGCAGAAGTACAGAACGATTTTGAAAAAGTATTTGTTCTTAATTCCTATTGGATCGTTTGTACTTTTTATAATGATTCATCTGTTTGATTTTAATTCTATCACGGGAACAGATTTGATGAAATTTGCAATACTTGATTTTCTTGTTTTATCCATCCAAAAGATTATTGGACGAATGGTAATCCGCTCGTTTCGTAAGAAAGGCTACAACACAAGGATGTTGTTGCTTATTGCTGATGAAACAGGAGCTCCATTTGTACGGCAAATAATTGAAACAGACGATTGGGGATATCGAATCTGGGGAATTATAACTGATTCGGACAAAATAAAGAACGAGTTTGGAGATAAGTATGCCATATACCCGGAGAATGAGGACTTTGCCCGATTGATCGATGAAAAGGTAATCGATGATGTGTTTTTCTGTAAGCAGGATTTTAATACCCATGTGGTTCGAAAGCTTGTTAACGAATGCCGGGAAGTTGGTGTCGGATTCCATCTCCACAATAAAGTTTTAGCGTTTGGCGGATTGGATCCAAAACTTTCATTCCTGAACCGTCAGTTCTTTCTTTCTTTCAGAAATACTCCTGAGAACTACATTGCCCTGAAAATTAAAGGTGCTGTCGATTTTTTTATGGCTACTGTAATACTAATACTGGTATCGCCTGTTATGCTAACCATTGGCTTATTAATCAAGCTGGAAGACGGAGGCCCTGTGTTCTTCAAGCAAGTTAGGGTTGGAAAACATGGGAGATTGTTTAAGTGTTTGAAATTTAGGACGATGGTGACAAATGCCGAAGATTTAAAGGAAAAACTGATGGAATTAAACGAACAAGATGGTCCGGTTTTTAAAATAAAAAATGACCCAAGAATTACAAAGGTTGGCAAATTTTTACGAAAAACATCTTTAGATGAACTTCCACAGTTTATTAATGTATTGGTAGGCGATATGTCAATCGTCGGACCAAGGCCTCCGGTACCCTCGGAAGTAAAACAATATAAACGAAGTTTGAATAGGAGATTAAGTGTTAACCCGGGAATTACCTGTACCTGGCAGGTATCCGGCCGAAACAATATCCCCTTCGACAGATGGATGGAAATGGACATGGAGTATATTGACAATTGGTCATTAGGACTCGACTTTATTATTATCCTAAAGACTTTTAAGGTTGTCTTTTCAAGTAACGGTCAGTAA
- a CDS encoding Gfo/Idh/MocA family protein gives MIKGAITGLGKMGLSHAAIVGVHAKVDMVAVCDTSSLVLNAFNKFSKVNTYTDHQKMIDVEKPDFVVIATPTKFHFPMVKYALDNGVHVFCEKPFTLTAEEGKELTDLAVKNGLVNQIGFHNHFIGTFRELKRLLHENVLGELVHFSGEAYGPVVTKEKGSTWRSNSAEGGGCLYDYASHVINLIQEIIGRPEKIQGTLLKSIYSKGVEDAVFSLLKLKGGLSGTLLVNWSDETFRKMSTSITVQGKNGKIVCDATEIKIYLKKAVPSENLEKGWTIKYITDFAIPVDFYLRGEEYSAQIDHFVDCVEQSRQSEYNSFEQAMYTDSVIEMILEDAKK, from the coding sequence ATGATTAAAGGAGCAATTACAGGCCTCGGAAAAATGGGGCTCTCGCATGCAGCTATTGTTGGAGTTCACGCAAAAGTTGACATGGTGGCTGTTTGCGATACATCTTCCCTGGTTTTAAATGCGTTCAATAAATTCAGCAAGGTAAACACATATACAGATCATCAAAAGATGATTGATGTAGAAAAACCCGACTTTGTGGTTATAGCAACTCCCACCAAATTCCACTTCCCGATGGTTAAATATGCATTGGATAACGGAGTGCATGTGTTTTGCGAAAAGCCGTTTACGCTAACTGCTGAAGAAGGAAAAGAACTTACAGATTTGGCTGTTAAAAACGGCTTGGTAAACCAGATTGGTTTTCACAATCATTTTATTGGCACCTTCCGCGAATTGAAAAGGCTGCTTCATGAAAATGTATTGGGGGAACTGGTTCATTTTAGCGGAGAAGCATACGGGCCAGTTGTAACCAAAGAAAAAGGATCTACATGGCGTTCCAACTCTGCAGAAGGCGGTGGTTGTCTTTACGATTATGCCTCGCACGTTATTAATCTTATCCAGGAAATTATTGGAAGACCTGAAAAAATACAGGGTACATTGTTAAAGAGTATTTACTCAAAAGGAGTTGAAGATGCTGTTTTTTCGCTGCTTAAATTAAAAGGTGGGTTAAGCGGTACTTTGCTTGTAAACTGGAGCGATGAAACCTTTCGCAAAATGTCGACTTCAATAACAGTGCAGGGAAAAAACGGGAAGATAGTATGCGATGCAACAGAAATAAAAATTTATCTGAAAAAAGCAGTTCCTTCTGAAAATCTGGAAAAAGGCTGGACAATTAAATATATTACTGATTTTGCAATCCCCGTTGATTTTTATTTGCGCGGAGAAGAATACAGCGCACAAATCGACCATTTTGTTGATTGTGTAGAACAAAGCCGGCAATCGGAATACAATTCTTTTGAACAGGCAATGTACACCGATTCTGTAATTGAAATGATTTTAGAGGACGCTAAAAAATAG
- a CDS encoding WecB/TagA/CpsF family glycosyltransferase, translating to MNKISTLGFNVFSDDLSKISINSGGSKVINTISPNSYGISTKDSEFRSALRATDYLVLDGVYFAFSSLLLQGKNIKRNQGPDVFYHFISRLNEKGGKVFFLGSTEKTLQKIRDRARDEYPNLIVEAYSPPFKPEFSEEDNLEMVARINAFQPDILFVGMTCPKQEKWTIKHKNELNSGLIVAIGNVFDWFAGTQKPIHPIWFKLRVGWLVRIFIRPEIFRRNIGNQMLFFWHVILIFLKLKKYD from the coding sequence ATGAATAAAATCAGCACCCTGGGATTTAACGTTTTTTCAGATGATCTGTCGAAAATATCGATAAATTCCGGCGGGAGCAAAGTGATAAATACGATCAGTCCGAATTCCTATGGTATTTCTACCAAAGATAGTGAGTTTAGAAGTGCACTAAGAGCTACGGATTATTTGGTCCTGGACGGAGTCTATTTTGCTTTTTCTTCGTTACTGTTGCAGGGTAAAAATATTAAACGTAACCAGGGTCCCGATGTGTTTTACCATTTTATATCGCGGCTGAATGAAAAAGGAGGGAAAGTGTTTTTCCTGGGATCGACAGAAAAGACACTTCAAAAAATTAGAGATCGGGCGAGAGATGAATATCCTAATTTGATTGTGGAAGCTTATTCACCGCCTTTTAAACCTGAATTTTCGGAAGAAGATAATCTTGAAATGGTTGCGCGAATAAATGCATTTCAACCTGATATTCTTTTTGTCGGGATGACCTGCCCAAAACAGGAAAAATGGACAATTAAACACAAAAATGAGCTGAATTCAGGTTTAATTGTTGCTATAGGAAATGTATTCGATTGGTTTGCCGGAACACAAAAACCAATTCATCCTATTTGGTTTAAGCTGAGAGTAGGGTGGTTGGTCAGAATATTTATCCGACCCGAAATATTTAGAAGAAATATAGGAAACCAAATGCTATTTTTTTGGCATGTAATATTAATTTTTTTGAAATTGAAAAAATATGATTAA
- a CDS encoding glycosyltransferase family 4 protein: MKPNILFLLHIPPPVHGSSVVGQYIKQSSLINKSFEARYINLMASKEVSSSGKVNLRKIGGFVKIWFKLLGELRKKKPDLCYLALTTTGAAFYRDIFVVGLLKLFRIKRVYHLHNKGVKRWSTFLINRYFYRFVFQNADVIILSKYLYPDIQAFVPENKIHICPNGISNKIEEDKPAESNNSKEVSKILFLSNLIESKGVYVLLEACSLLKEKKIPFQCDFVGGEGDITASQFYERAQKLGLNNSVNYLGKKFGTEKEEIFSKANVFAFPTFYPNECLPLVLLEAMQNKLPVISTFEGGIPDVVDDTETGFLVPQKDPRLMAEKLEILISDSNLCKKMGEAGRKKFEEEFTLIQFENRMSNILGKII; the protein is encoded by the coding sequence TTGAAACCAAATATTTTATTTCTTCTTCATATTCCGCCACCAGTACATGGTTCATCGGTGGTTGGGCAGTATATTAAACAAAGCTCACTTATAAATAAATCATTCGAAGCCAGGTATATCAACCTGATGGCCTCGAAAGAGGTAAGTAGTTCGGGTAAGGTAAACCTGAGAAAAATTGGTGGTTTTGTGAAAATCTGGTTTAAATTGTTAGGTGAATTAAGAAAGAAAAAGCCCGATTTATGTTATTTGGCTTTGACTACAACAGGAGCCGCTTTTTACCGGGATATTTTTGTAGTAGGGCTATTGAAATTATTTCGAATAAAAAGAGTTTACCATTTGCATAATAAAGGAGTTAAAAGGTGGAGTACATTTTTGATTAACCGGTATTTTTACCGTTTTGTATTTCAGAATGCAGATGTAATAATTTTATCCAAATATCTGTATCCGGATATTCAGGCTTTTGTTCCGGAAAACAAAATACATATTTGTCCAAACGGAATATCAAACAAAATAGAAGAAGATAAACCTGCTGAGTCAAATAATTCTAAAGAAGTTTCTAAAATATTATTTCTCTCTAATTTGATTGAGTCCAAAGGAGTATATGTTTTGCTTGAAGCATGTTCCTTGTTAAAAGAAAAAAAGATTCCATTTCAATGCGATTTTGTTGGAGGTGAAGGAGATATAACAGCTTCACAATTTTACGAAAGAGCTCAAAAGCTTGGTCTTAATAATAGCGTTAATTATTTGGGAAAGAAATTTGGAACTGAAAAAGAAGAGATATTTTCCAAGGCAAATGTTTTTGCATTCCCAACTTTTTATCCAAATGAGTGTTTGCCTTTAGTATTACTGGAAGCTATGCAAAACAAACTTCCCGTTATTTCAACTTTCGAGGGAGGCATACCGGATGTAGTTGATGATACAGAAACCGGATTTTTGGTGCCGCAAAAAGACCCGCGATTAATGGCCGAGAAACTGGAAATATTGATAAGTGATTCTAATTTGTGCAAAAAAATGGGAGAAGCTGGAAGAAAAAAATTTGAAGAGGAGTTTACACTGATACAGTTTGAAAACAGGATGTCAAATATATTAGGAAAAATAATCTGA
- a CDS encoding glycosyltransferase, with amino-acid sequence MNKRHKIMPSPICLFTYNRLSETKQTVEALQENYLASGSDLIVFSDGAKTEAASAKVAEVRKFIQTIKGFKSLEIIESPENKGLAKSIISGVSSVIQRSGKVIVLEDDLITSPNFLDFMNQALDFYANQEKAFSVSGYTMDLPSLTDYSKDFYLGYRASSWGWATWADRWNKVDWEVNEYNRFIRNPVEHFQFMRGGSDLPYMLWKQMNGKIDSWAIRWCFDQYKKNLFTVFPKESKIKNIGFGETATHTKSMNQFDAHFGDETKREFLFDDNLIVNKVVAKEFRKRFSVLNRIKNKLTA; translated from the coding sequence TTGAATAAACGACATAAAATAATGCCTTCTCCGATTTGTCTTTTTACATACAATCGACTTTCTGAAACAAAACAAACCGTTGAAGCTTTGCAGGAGAACTATTTAGCCTCCGGGAGTGACTTGATTGTTTTTTCGGATGGAGCAAAAACAGAGGCAGCTTCCGCAAAAGTAGCCGAGGTAAGAAAATTTATACAAACCATAAAAGGGTTTAAATCGCTTGAAATTATAGAATCGCCAGAAAATAAGGGACTTGCAAAATCCATCATATCAGGTGTTTCATCTGTCATACAGCGTTCGGGAAAAGTAATTGTATTGGAAGATGATCTGATTACATCTCCAAATTTTTTGGATTTTATGAATCAGGCCCTGGATTTTTATGCAAACCAGGAGAAAGCATTTTCTGTATCAGGTTATACAATGGATTTACCATCGCTGACGGACTACTCCAAAGATTTTTATTTAGGCTACCGAGCTTCTTCGTGGGGATGGGCAACCTGGGCCGATCGTTGGAATAAAGTAGACTGGGAGGTAAACGAATATAATCGTTTTATAAGGAATCCGGTTGAACATTTTCAGTTTATGCGTGGAGGTTCTGATTTGCCATATATGCTGTGGAAACAAATGAATGGAAAAATTGACTCATGGGCAATCAGATGGTGTTTTGACCAATATAAAAAGAATTTGTTTACTGTTTTCCCCAAAGAATCAAAAATAAAGAATATTGGTTTTGGCGAAACAGCTACTCATACAAAATCGATGAATCAATTTGATGCGCATTTTGGGGATGAAACAAAAAGAGAGTTTTTATTTGATGATAACCTGATTGTTAATAAAGTTGTGGCAAAAGAATTTCGGAAGAGATTTTCAGTCCTTAACAGAATTAAAAATAAGTTGACAGCTTGA
- a CDS encoding polysaccharide biosynthesis/export family protein, producing the protein MFQDLRDNVSLYKIPEKAPEYFIKPFDNLYLSILTLDPQVNQLFNPSTAGGGSGASSGTQQMYGDRASQYINGYMVTEEGFITLPILGQVAVAGLNLLEAQERIKQRAEEYLKEPNVKVKVLNFKINVTGEVQSPGLYYNYEGSLNIIDALSMAKGITQYADLQNVLVIRHNEDVTKTYNLNLTDKSVYLSDVFYLQPNDIVYIKPNKYKRSNENNNIYSLILSTVSTVLVAATLIANY; encoded by the coding sequence ATGTTTCAGGATCTTCGAGACAACGTTAGTTTGTACAAGATTCCCGAAAAAGCTCCCGAATATTTTATAAAGCCGTTTGACAATCTTTATTTAAGTATTCTGACTCTCGACCCTCAGGTTAACCAACTATTTAATCCCAGTACAGCAGGGGGAGGTAGTGGTGCTTCATCAGGGACGCAACAAATGTATGGCGATCGTGCCAGTCAATATATTAATGGTTATATGGTTACAGAGGAGGGATTTATTACTTTACCCATCTTAGGACAGGTGGCAGTAGCTGGTTTAAATTTATTGGAAGCTCAGGAACGGATTAAGCAAAGGGCCGAAGAATATTTGAAAGAGCCCAACGTAAAGGTAAAAGTATTGAATTTCAAAATAAATGTTACCGGAGAAGTCCAAAGTCCCGGACTCTATTATAATTATGAAGGAAGTCTGAATATTATAGATGCATTAAGTATGGCGAAGGGGATTACCCAGTATGCCGATTTGCAAAATGTTTTAGTAATCAGGCATAACGAGGATGTAACAAAAACATACAATTTAAATTTGACAGATAAGAGTGTATATCTCTCAGATGTTTTTTATTTGCAGCCCAACGATATTGTTTATATCAAACCAAATAAGTATAAACGTTCCAATGAGAATAACAACATTTATTCTCTGATACTTTCAACAGTATCTACAGTTTTGGTTGCTGCAACTTTAATTGCAAACTATTAA
- a CDS encoding glycosyltransferase family 2 protein → MKSFYKIAVLITCHNRKEKTLACLSSLFNVNPVKGYQIEVFLVDDGSTDGTGEAVEKHFPQVDIIQGNGNLYWNKGMHLAWDTASQKKEYDYYVWLNDDVELKPNAFEDLISNSKKKPDSIICGTVQSKHQEVPTYGGRDSDGNLIVPDGNPQSCSIINGNLVLVPQSVFKILGNLDVIFPHSIGDFDYGLRAKKEGIQCFTSAGYCGYCEINPTPPKWCLPEVPFSSRLKNLYSPLGRSHPYYYFLFEYRHYGVLVALRHFLSIHLRVVSPKLYMNLKKKDKKIPLVN, encoded by the coding sequence ATGAAAAGCTTTTACAAAATCGCAGTTTTGATTACCTGTCACAACAGAAAGGAGAAAACACTGGCTTGTCTGTCATCTCTGTTTAATGTGAACCCGGTTAAAGGATATCAGATTGAAGTTTTTTTGGTTGACGATGGTTCAACAGACGGGACAGGTGAAGCAGTTGAAAAACACTTTCCTCAGGTAGATATTATTCAGGGCAACGGAAATCTTTATTGGAATAAAGGGATGCACCTGGCTTGGGACACAGCTTCGCAAAAAAAAGAATACGATTACTACGTTTGGCTGAATGACGACGTAGAATTAAAACCAAATGCATTTGAAGATTTAATTTCTAATTCAAAAAAGAAGCCTGACTCGATTATATGTGGAACCGTACAATCAAAACATCAGGAAGTTCCTACTTATGGTGGGCGCGATAGTGATGGAAACCTGATTGTGCCCGATGGCAACCCTCAATCTTGTTCTATTATTAACGGAAATCTTGTTCTTGTTCCACAATCTGTTTTTAAGATATTGGGAAATCTGGATGTAATTTTTCCGCACTCAATTGGTGATTTTGATTATGGATTACGTGCAAAAAAAGAAGGAATTCAATGTTTTACAAGTGCGGGGTATTGTGGCTATTGCGAGATAAATCCTACACCACCCAAATGGTGTTTACCTGAAGTTCCTTTTTCTTCCAGGCTTAAAAACCTTTATTCTCCGTTAGGGCGTTCCCATCCATATTATTACTTTTTGTTTGAATATCGTCATTATGGAGTGTTGGTCGCTTTGCGGCATTTTCTTTCAATTCATTTGAGGGTTGTCTCGCCAAAACTTTATATGAATTTGAAAAAAAAAGATAAAAAAATTCCGCTTGTGAACTAA